One Tetrapisispora phaffii CBS 4417 chromosome 2, complete genome genomic region harbors:
- the THP3 gene encoding Thp3p (similar to Saccharomyces cerevisiae YPR045C; ancestral locus Anc_7.471) — protein sequence MSNSYNSVAPFKLGSARSRKKDDSSNNNKTATANNLDDSEDGYNVIDILPLSNSSKSATNEINMKNKINSDNLNNNTAPNQNNFPFAFQPQNMGQVPFNPYLLPNISNNIPANPQLPFITPNFISNLVPTSSGTMNDIGLNQKRPKRTNHNMNSNIKNRNSIESNKNNGSSIKGSMDLFMNDTERRRKRAEKFNTPTKTVNKKIDIVDNFNDLNAISSKSEMYDKNKKIVGCCQTLEKSYLRLTSEPDPNLVRPLTILKKHFANLEKLNKKGTTTYKYLCDQLKAIRQDLRVQMIENQFTVKIYQEHARIALENGDIGEFNQCLSRLYTLFEKPNIKTSCIEEFTTYRILYYILTENYAQITALKLDLLKNKLAVHNNFVVQIAFLMAEAHIVNNYNEFMELAALLDGRAQSLINIFIDKTRMKALLSICKAYNQISIDFLIKELRFSNYEDIERFFTKNKLSQHIVVRNEGQENEFRYLESKNCRAYLAQFYSSFRKIEIKGQK from the coding sequence ATGTCGAATTCTTATAACTCTGTGGCACCTTTTAAATTAGGTTCAGCAAGAAGTAGAAAGAAAGACGATTCGAGcaacaataacaaaacAGCAACAGCCAATAACTTAGATGACAGTGAAGATGGCTATAATGTTATCGATATTCTACCTTTATCTAACTCTTCAAAGTCTGCtacaaatgaaataaatatgaagaataaaatcaatagtgataatttaaacaataaCACTGCTccaaatcaaaataattttccATTTGCTTTTCAACCGCAAAACATGGGACAAGTGCCTTTTAATCCCTATCTTTTACCCAATATAAGTAATAATATCCCCGCAAATCCACAATTACCTTTCATTACACCGAATTTTATTAGCAATTTAGTTCCAACGTCGAGTGGAACAATGAATGATATAGGATTGAACCAAAAACGTCCAAAACGTACGAATCATAATATGAACAgcaatatcaaaaatagaAACTCAATTGAGtccaataaaaataatggttCTAGTATTAAGGGTTCGATGGATTTATTTATGAATGATACGGAAAGGAGAAGGAAAAGAGCAGAAAAGTTTAATACACCAACAAAAACAgtgaataaaaaaattgatatagTGGATAACTTCAATGATTTGAATGCGATCAGTTCAAAATCTGAAATGTAtgataagaataaaaaaatagtagGTTGTTGTCAGACACTTGAAAAATCATATTTGAGGTTAACTTCTGAGCCAGATCCAAATCTTGTTCGTCCATTGACtatattaaagaaacaTTTTGCAAATTTAGAAAAACTTAATAAGAAAGGAACAACCActtataaatatctttgtGACCAATTGAAGGCAATCAGACAAGATTTAAGAGTACAGATGATTGAAAATCAATTTACCgttaaaatatatcaagAACATGCCCGTATAGCGTTAGAAAATGGTGATATAGGAGAGTTCAATCAATGTCTAAGTAGATTATACACGTTATTTGAGAAACCGAACATCAAAACATCTTGCATAGAAGAATTCACCACCTATAGAATcctttattatattttaactGAAAATTACGCTCAAATTACAGCATTAAAACTGGACTTGCTCAAAAATAAACTAGCGGTTCATAATAACTTTGTTGTTCAAATAGCATTTTTAATGGCAGAAGCTcatattgtaaataattataatgaattcatGGAGTTGGCTGCTTTACTAGATGGTAGAGCGCAGAGTttgattaatatttttattgataaaacGAGAATGAAGGCATTATTGTCTATATGCAAAGCTTATAACCAAATCAGTATCgattttctaataaaagaattgaGATTCAGTAATtatgaagatattgaaCGGTTTTTCACGAAAAATAAACTATCACAACATATTGTTGTTAGAAATGAAGGACAAGAGAATGAATTTAGATATCTTGAATCTAAAAACTGCAGGGCATATTTGGCACAATTTTATTCCTCATTTCgcaaaattgaaattaaaggTCAGAAATAA
- the BUD4 gene encoding Bud4p (similar to Saccharomyces cerevisiae BUD4 (YJR092W); ancestral locus Anc_7.463) produces the protein MDANDVTDAMDSLLKEIDNEMENTIDELSFSTVNNELNMHEFSMPLNEIGDDTMDMLVKHNTLSNIKNVLIDVNDGDDKTSTFESKKPMVLVYTNNKRKSISFEDEIEELEIQNNDESSEELLIDMSVDNSSKLPFINTVDINQFASKKDNANATLNEEVNKVLIDTSLDDSEISQLNTTIENDQISLVAGSLSQIYNDENKTYDKDQRVNNQVFSAELNSKGHEDNSNVGNNNIRTEQIDNESENEKSELDKDITEAAADFEPIMEAHTKETEVQEVSSIKGIQDASSLSSESIGDLDIATIPKDELELKDMNLDKSLNIQDEELENLSEQEDSINEPESMDENLELPSESNKIETREMQDSEAVPRINDVTEQNSSIILEKDNGVLKAENKADLISQKSVSDHELESNIDNNQTSIDYGTAIEGKLTDIESNINPIESKPGLKQGTDEEILDSNMSDVNADINSSESEFILKEKSTSTASIARTSTLTKDEEIRGSVESEKPTIKETRMLNNYGIAAETSNLVDEPEITIDEGKPSSTKTSNESNPNISYNEESHENIISKLPELPKIEKMFVEDTFTDLFETSNTSVDMDNVISSNDYLSIWHLQEDTLKVKPSPATDANSQFSSRTPSSGSSVQSSAASRQSSSTFKYKPRLVSRSRIYNPESRQSSFKLEEEMFIANLSGSLDPVRRKVSNSRVLQNKMKQNRKSYDTSHSRALSYSDVETFKTANETANDVLHYDNLLPGAFVNEYTTNNSEHLIFEESITPNKINDTYMVLGNSFDFLPAILDEKINDGDDSNNSDSNSVYQSSLLDVYEMNKTSNNKYGLWESEYDIKSQISHDHKSLSSEMLSKILSTASNRVVSQVTTEKTVKRALENNIHVNHGINTFGIDVDVSGEQTETLSIDEDEINHILEARTVSVAELKAASGKPTNSNDILTSMHIGSPFKVIKTGKFQSFNEVQNKPDLHILTEKLKHVEQDNEKIQEPLQLEKPKDIELVDNSPGRHPKEAVQQKAQLSDLGSAYITLKDISVLNLPGIKHHQATYCIEFDNGINVIKTKWQEMSVTGKMQLSENFESIVKQLGTNIILTLKLKYKKPEFEIAEVTQKVPVNKKSLFGKKSYTYEKKYIQRPTKVHDEWDSLVATDGSYGKAEIKIDEELLEKVKFSRHILSFDLINEWSKKASKAHNSSANATRLPAYKVGKISLDICYLERVDNLEKFPTSLEKCNKIVSKYQEQQLITKEGYLLQEGGDVANVLTRRYFKLRGSSLIGYHVASMQPVVTINLLNVKSILNGNESVTNGNGQHDKGDEANIKRNFTDQILFSGSIQIVFNDDEVINLNTDTSSVDKDDWFMKFQRAIELNICHQPWVKKYYQKNYEQK, from the coding sequence ATGGATGCCAATGATGTCACTGATGCTATGGATTCCTTATTGAAGGAAATCGACAATGAAATGGAAAATACAATCGATGAATTATCTTTTAGTActgttaataatgaattaaacATGCACGAATTTTCAATGCCACTGAATGAAATTGGTGATGATACTATGGACATGCTTGTAAAACATAATACACTCtcaaatatcaaaaatgtATTAATAGATGTCAACGATGGAGACGATAAAACTTCGACATTCGAAAGTAAGAAACCAATGGTTTTAgtatatacaaataataagaGAAAAAGTATATCGTTCGAAGATGAAatagaagaattagaaatccaaaataatgatgaaagtTCCGAAGAGCTTTTGATCGATATGTCTGTTGATAATAGTAGTAAATTGCCTTTTATAAACACAGTAGATATCAACCAATTCGCTtcaaaaaaagataatgcAAATGCAACCCTAAATGAAGAGGTAAATAAGGTTCTGATAGACACCTCATTAGATGATAGCGAAATTTCACAATTGAATACCACAATAGAAAATGATCAAATCAGTTTGGTGGCTGGTTCATTAAGTCAAATTTACAATgatgaaaacaaaacatATGATAAAGATCAAAGAGTCAATAATCAAGTTTTCTCAGCCGAACTAAATTCAAAAGGTCACGAagataattcaaatgtgggaaataataatataagaACTGAACAAATAGATAATGAGTCTGAAAATGAGAAAAGCGAATTAGATAAAGACATTACGGAGGCTGCAGCTGATTTCGAACCAATAATGGAAGCACACACAAAAGAAACAGAAGTTCAAGAAGTAAGTTCTATAAAAGGGATTCAAGATGCTTCTTCTTTGTCAAGCGAATCTATCGGTGATTTAGATATCGCTACTATTCCAAAAGATGAATTAGAACTAAAAGATATGAACTTAGACAAGAGTCTCAATATAcaagatgaagaattagaaaatttatcGGAACAGGAGGATTCTATAAATGAACCTGAAAGTATGGACgaaaatttagaattaCCTTCTGAGAGCAACAAAATTGAAACCAGAGAAATGCAAGACTCAGAAGCAGTTCCTCGAATTAATGATGTCACTGAACAGAATTCttctattattttagaGAAAGATAATGGTGTGTTAAAAGCAGAAAATAAAGCAGATTTGATAAGTCAGAAATCTGTATCTGACCATGAACTTGAGTCtaatattgataacaaTCAAACTTCGATTGATTATGGTACTGCCATTGAGGGAAAACTTACCGATATTGAAAGCAATATTAACCCAATTGAGAGCAAACCTGGTTTAAAACAAGGTactgatgaagaaatacTGGACTCAAATATGTCTGATGTTAACGCTGATATTAACTCAAGTGAGAGTGAATTTATACTTAAGGAAAAATCAACTTCTACGGCATCTATTGCCAGGACCTCTACGTTGACTAAAGATGAGGAGATTAGAGGCTCAGTAGAAAGTGAAAAACCAACTATCAAGGAAACAAGAATGCTAAACAATTACGGTATTGCCGCTGAAACTTCTAATTTAGTTGATGAACCTGAGATAACTATTGATGAAGGTAAGCCTTCTTCAACAAAGACTAGTAATGAAAGCAATCCAAATATCTCATATAATGAGGAAAGtcatgaaaatataatttcaaaattaccAGAATTACCAAAGATAGAAAAGATGTTTGTAGAAGATACGTTTACAGACTTATTTGAAACGTCAAATACTTCTGTAGATATGGACAATGTCATAAGTTCAAACGATTATCTGTCAATATGGCATCTACAAGAAGACACTTTGAAAGTGAAACCATCTCCTGCAACTGACGCAAACTCACAGTTTTCTTCAAGAACCCCATCATCTGGTAGCAGTGTCCAAAGTTCAGCCGCCTCACGTCAATCAAGTTCTACCTTCAAATATAAACCACGTCTTGTTAGTAGAAGCAGAATTTATAATCCAGAAAGCAGACAAAGCAGTTTCAAGTTGGAAGAGGAGATGTTTATCGCTAATTTATCTGGTTCATTAGATCCGGTTAGGAGAAAAGTTAGTAATTCAAGAGTccttcaaaataaaatgaaacaaaatagaaaaaGTTATGACACATCTCATTCTAGAGCTTTGTCATACAGTGATGttgaaacatttaaaaCTGCTAATGAAACAGCTAACGATGTCTTACAttatgataatttattgcCTGGAGCTTTCGTTAATGAATATACTACTAATAATAGCGAACATTTGATATTCGAAGAATCTATCACTcctaataaaattaatgacACCTACATGGTATTAGGAAACagttttgattttttgCCTGCTATATTAGATGAAAAGATTAATGACGGTGACGACTCTAACAATTCAGACTCCAACTCTGTATATCAGTCATCGCTGCTAGATGTTTatgaaatgaataaaacgagtaataataaatacgGACTCTGGGAAAGCGAATATGATATAAAGAGTCAAATTTCTCATGATCATAAATCGCTATCAAGTGAGATGTTATCAAAAATACTATCTACTGCTTCTAATAGAGTTGTTAGCCAAGTTACAACCGAAAAAACAGTTAAAAGAGCtcttgaaaataatattcacGTTAACCATGGAATAAACACATTTGGTATTGATGTTGATGTAAGCGGTGAACAGACTGAAACGTTAAGTATCGACGAGGATGAGATAAACCATATATTGGAAGCTAGAACTGTTTCTGTGGCCGAATTAAAAGCAGCATCAGGCAAGCCTACCAATTCCAACGATATTCTGACCTCTATGCATATCGGCAGTCCTTTTAAAGTTATAAAAACTGGTAAGTTTCAAAGTTTTAATGAAGTTCAAAATAAACCTGACTTGCATATTTTaactgaaaaattgaagcaTGTTGAGCAAGACAATGAGAAAATTCAAGAGCCACTTCAATTGGAAAAGCCAAAAGACATAGAACTTGTTGATAACTCTCCAGGTAGACATCCAAAGGAAGCTGTCCAGCAGAAAGCACAACTAAGTGATTTAGGGAGTGCTTACATTACACTGAAAGATATTTCTGTTCTTAACTTACCAGGTATTAAACATCATCAAGCAACATATTGTATTGAATTTGACAATGGTATAAATGTCATTAAGACTAAGTGGCAAGAAATGTCAGTAACTGGTAAGATGCAATTAAGTGAGAACTTCGAAAGCATCGTTAAACAATTAGGTACGAATATCATTCtaacattgaaattgaaatacaAAAAGCCTGAATTCGAGATTGCTGAGGTTACTCAAAAAGTTCCTGTCAATAAGAAGAGTCTATTTGGTAAGAAATCATATACGTATGAGAAGAAGTATATTCAAAGACCTACAAAGGTACACGATGAATGGGACTCCTTAGTTGCTACCGATGGCTCCTATGGTAAAgctgaaattaaaatagatgaagaattattagaaaaagtGAAATTTAGCAGGCACATTCTTTCATTTGATCTAATTAACGAATGGAGTAAGAAAGCTTCAAAGGCTCACAATTCTTCAGCTAATGCAACGAGATTACCAGCTTACAAAGTAGGTAAAATCAGTCTTGATATCTGTTATCTTGAAAGGGttgataatttagaaaaattcCCAACTTCACTTGAGAAATGCAACAAAATCGTTTCTAAATACCAAGAGCAACAATTAATTACAAAAGAAGGTTACTTATTACAAGAAGGTGGAGATGTTGCGAATGTTTTAACAAGGAGATACTTTAAATTACGCGGTAGTTCGTTAATAGGGTATCATGTTGCTTCGATGCAACCCGTGGTCACTATCAATCTATTAAATGTGAAATCGATTTTAAATGGCAACGAAAGCGTTACGAACGGGAATGGTCAACATGATAAAGGTGATGAAGCAAATATTAAGAGGAATTTCACAGatcaaattttattcaGTGGCTCAATTCAAATTGTGTtcaatgatgatgaagttattaatttgaataCCGATACATCTTCAGTTGATAAAGACGACTGGTTTATGAAGTTCCAAAGGgcaattgaattaaatatttgcCATCAACCTTGGGTGAAGAagtattatcaaaaaaactatgaacaaaaatga
- the TPHA0B01340 gene encoding uncharacterized protein (ancestral locus Anc_7.469) — translation MISIEENGFCLVRSISSIGTGLVPMDYLDENVELSKSLGLPPIFTKNKPLVSITPPTSPMTIISKNFSIASISRSKTISQSNLKGGSTVDKIDEDNRDHVNTFLSAIEYCKLTHIESKENRLLYHLAVRSSSTHKEYTSERYYESFYRLHSMIAELAPPSLKIPRLPIPHCCTNNMKPDSYLDSNRMTTLNNYLTELVNVIVNCTSPILRQLLFVWLTKDTVELLDYRLMMIKVRYNNQYFAINCKDNEIAVLKELKEVIKKRIPGIPEEETYKIKANLDGWYIVELSNDDIYQQAFIKGWQVKFLDLEIE, via the coding sequence ATGatttcaattgaagaaaatggCTTCTGTCTAGTTAgatcaatttcttcaatcGGTACAGGTCTTGTTCCAATGGATTATCTAGATGAGAACGTAGAATTAAGCAAATCATTAGGTTTGCCACCtatttttacaaaaaataaaccaCTTGTCAGTATAACACCTCCTACCTCTCCAATGacaataatatcaaaaaacttttcaatCGCCTCAATATCGAGATCGAAAACTATTTCCCAGAGTAATTTAAAAGGTGGGAGCACAGTTGATAAAATCGATGAGGACAATAGAGATCATGTGAATACGTTTCTATCAGCAATAGAGTACTGCAAGCTGACCCACATCGAAAGCAAAGAAAATCgtttattatatcatttgGCAGTAAGAAGTTCATCAACTCACAAAGAATACACTTCAGAACGTTACTATGAAAGTTTCTATCGTTTACATTCAATGATTGCTGAGTTAGCCCCACCTTCATTGAAAATACCACGGCTACCAATCCCACATTGTTGtacaaataatatgaaaCCAGACTCATATCTTGATAGTAACAGAATGACAAccttaaataattatttgacTGAGCTTGTCAATGTAATAGTTAACTGCACGTCACCAATCCTTCGACAACTATTATTTGTTTGGTTAACTAAAGACACGGTAGAATTACTAGACTATAGACTAATGATGATTAAGGTACGCTATAATAATCAGTATTTTGCTATTAATTGtaaagataatgaaatagCAGTGCTAAAGGAATTAAAAGAAGtgattaaaaaaagaataccAGGTATTCCCGAAGAAGAaacatataaaattaaagcCAATTTAGATGGTTGGTATATTGTAGAACTttcaaatgatgatatttatcAACAGGCATTTATCAAAGGTTGGCAAGTAAAATTTCTGGATCTAGAAATTGAGTAG
- the IME1 gene encoding transcription factor IME1 (similar to Saccharomyces cerevisiae IME1 (YJR094C); ancestral locus Anc_7.465): MKPPGSAIIRKYLNIDKLEDSLSLLGCSKEISRGGSSHLELDISFDQNDESFDVYLDLFDNDFSISSDFDTSGIIDTNNHKKDNNDNNDSNNKNRTKKRNYYDLINSSYITGNNTNLLYNNKSVTCEFHSENSSAPSYLKLSAIENENPLTINNEKVLPKRNRKKKKTDKVDLQFVKLITEKLNRYDSRNLIMNNKYNDDLDYFDKVRFQEILYKFSKTYF; this comes from the coding sequence ATGAAACCTCCAGGGAGTGCAatcattagaaaatatttaaatatagataaattagaagattCGTTGTCCCTATTAGGTTGTAGTAAGGAAATTAGTAGAGGAGGTAGTTCGCATCTCGAATTAGATATAAGTTTTGATCAAAATGATGAAAGTTTTGATGTTTATTTGGATCTGTTCGataatgatttttcaataagTAGTGATTTCGATACTTCAGGAATAATTGATACTAATAATCACAAGAAGGACAACAATGACAATAATGacagtaataataaaaataggacaaaaaaaagaaattactACGACCTGATTAATTCATCGTACATTACAGGGAATAACACTAACCTTCTCTACAACAATAAATCAGTTACATGTGAATTTCATTCAGAGAACAGTTCAGCACCAAGTTATCTAAAGTTATctgcaattgaaaatgaaaatccattaactattaataatgaaaaagtATTACCAAAGAGGaacagaaaaaaaaagaaaactgATAAAGTCGATTTACAATTCGTAAAATTGATtactgaaaaattgaataggTATGattcaagaaatttaataatgaataacaaatataatgatgatttagattattttgataaagtACGGtttcaagaaattttaTACAAATTCAGTAAAacttatttttaa
- the SFC1 gene encoding Sfc1p (similar to Saccharomyces cerevisiae SFC1 (YJR095W); ancestral locus Anc_7.467), giving the protein MSQKKNVSSPAINLVAGGTAGLFEALCCHPLDTIKVRMQIHKKISLGNIKNPGFLKTGSNIYRNEGFIALYKGLGAVVIGIIPKMAIRFSSYEQYRSLLTDKSTGKLSTGNTFIAGVGAGITEAVIVVNPMEVVKIRLQAQHLAAPVKQMAQTVASPVTLAATSEGIVQTSAATTATAGAATSAATTTAATNAAPRYKNAIHAAYTIVKEEGAGTLYRGVSLTAARQATNQGANFTVYSKLKEYLTKKQNTEVLPSWQTSSIGLVSGAIGPFSNAPLDTIKTRLQKDKSVSKIKTSSWKKIYDIGVQLVKEEGVAALYKGITPRVMRVAPGQAVTFTVYEFVRKRLEDSGVLTSKPKQMKNI; this is encoded by the coding sequence ATGtcacaaaagaaaaatgtaTCTTCTCCAGCAATCAATTTGGTTGCTGGTGGTACTGCCGGTTTATTCGAGGCTCTATGTTGTCATCCATTGGATACAATAAAAGTTAGAATGCAGATtcataaaaaaatatcattggGAAATATCAAGAATCCTGGCTTCCTGAAAACTggttcaaatatatatagaaatGAGGGCTTTATTGCGCTGTATAAAGGGCTTGGTGCGGTGGTAATAGGCATCATTCCAAAAATGGCAATTAGATTTTCTTCATACGAGCAATATAGAAGCCTATTGACTGATAAATCAACTGGTAAACTCTCAACAGGTAATACTTTTATTGCAGGTGTGGGAGCAGGGATCACAGAAGCAGTTATAGTGGTGAATCCAATGGAGGTAGTCAAAATCAGATTGCAAGCGCAACATCTAGCTGCTCCGGTCAAACAAATGGCACAGACTGTTGCGAGTCCTGTGACATTAGCTGCCACCAGTGAAGGAATTGTACAGACTTCAGCAGCAACAACTGCAACAGCAGGCGCAGCAACATCAGCTGCAACGACAACAGCAGCAACAAATGCGGCTCCTAGGTACAAGAATGCTATCCATGCTGCATATACAATTGTGAAAGAAGAAGGTGCCGGCACATTGTACAGAGGCGTCTCTTTGACAGCAGCAAGACAAGCAACGAATCAAGGTGCTAATTTCACAGTTTATTCCAAGTTGAAAGAGTACTTgacaaaaaaacaaaacacaGAGGTTTTGCCATCTTGGCAAACTTCTAGTATTGGCCTGGTATCTGGTGCTATTGGACCATTCTCAAACGCACCATTGGACACAATTAAGACAAGATTACAAAAAGATAAAAGTGTTTCCAAGATTAAAACTTCAAGctggaaaaaaatttacGATATTGGCGTTCAATTAGTAAAGGAAGAAGGTGTCGCCGCATTATATAAAGGTATCACTCCAAGAGTAATGAGAGTCGCACCTGGTCAAGCAGTGACTTTCACTGTTTACGAATTCGTAAGGAAAAGACTTGAAGACTCGGGAGTGTTGACATCGAAACCAAAGCAAATGAAAAACATTTAA